The Coccidioides posadasii str. Silveira chromosome 2, complete sequence genomic interval ATCAGAGACTTCATTGCACATATGCATCTGGTTAAGGATGTACGTGTCGATAGCTTCAATTTCCTTCTTCAACTCGTCAGAGCAGCTTTCGAACTTGGTAGTTGGAAGAAGATTTGAAACATCGATCTTCACCCCTTGCACAACGGTCGATCCGGCGGACTTCTGATCCTGTTTTGCGGAAGAATTTTGATTCGCAAAAAGGGATAGAGTGGGCccttgttgctgttgctgcgGCTGACTAGTGGATGCGCCTCTAGACCAAAAGATAGGCAAATTAGCTACACGGCGCAAGAGCTTGCCTGAAACTTACAGTAATCCCCCGCCAACCGTTGAAGCCGCTCCCAAACCAAAAGCCGGTTTACTTTGAGGCTGAGATGTAGTGGCACTTGGGCCAAATAGAGACCCTGTTGCAGGTTTTTGCTGAGCTCCAATCCCAGCAAACAATCCTCCCGACTGCTGAGGTTGTGATGTCCCAGTTCCAAGTGTATTCGATGAAGCTCCTAATCCACTGAATAGGTTTCCTGTCTGCGGTTGCGCCGCCGGGATAGTTGTAGATGATCCAGCGCCGCCAAATAATCCTCCAGCGCTCGTCGCAGGTGTGCTTGTGGTTCCTTGGGTGCTAAATAATCCACCTCCTGGGGTAGAAGCGGCAGCCGGCGTAGAGCCTAGGCCGCCAAATGGAGTTCCGCCGGCACCTGTAGTGGCTAGTGTCGATCCTAAATTACCGAATAGCCCGCCAGCTTGTGTAGGGGCCGCGGAGGGCGTTGGAGTTGGATTTGGCTTGCTTCCACTACAGAAAGCCTTGTTAGTATCAACCCGTATTCTTTTGCGAATCACGAACGTGGTATTCCATTGTTTGACGGCTACCTCCAACGTTGGGGATAGCTAAATTAATAGAATGATACCCGAGCAAAGAGTAGAGCACATTATAACCAATTGTAAAAAGTGTGAGATAACTTAAAACAAATGCACTTACAATAAAGCATTTGCGGTTGAGGTATTAACCGTCAGCCCACCGGCAGCCGGGGCTGAAGTGCGCGCACCAAACATGACAAGGAAAGGGTACAAATATAAGCAAAGGATTAAATACGAGAAGGGCTTGTGCACTTACCGTACGCAGAGAATCTCGCGGGGGAATTGCGTACGGAGAGTAGCTTGGctgagaatatcaacaaaaCGATTGCGGCTTGTCATGAGAGATGAGCTCTTATGCCAAGCCCAAACTCGCTAGACCATATATGGAATGGCGGCTTGGTATAGCTTTTGGACACAGATGATTGAGTTTAGGTTATGCTTGTATTGGACTAGTGTGCATATTTGATTGGGCAAGAAGCCTTTAGTCCACTCACCTCCAATGTGaagcttcaatatccaaCTGGCGGGGAGGAACTTGAAGGGGAGATGGACAATACTTGCAAGATCAGGCAGTGGATTTCTTGAAATATGGAAATTGCTATAGGAGGTTGATGTGAAAAAGCCATATTTCGGGCAAGTCCGTTGCTGGTTACCCCACGGTTTCGATGGACAAGAAATGTGTCCTGGAAATTTGCTTCCATTGAAAATCAACTCTCTCGAGAAGTTGTGCATGGTACTCTATTCATAAGGATAGCATCCCGGGCTGTCGGAGGCTAAATCGACTTCAATTAAGGAATATTCTCGTCAATTCACTGAAAATGGTGGAACAGGGCCCTGAAGCCTGGAATTTGAAATGTGTTGCATCCACGAACAACGTCCCGGGGGACACCCTAGTCCCTTCTGACCAGAATTTATTACCTGGCCAATCTTTGGCTGGGGATCCGGAGCATAGGGTGACGCGAG includes:
- a CDS encoding uncharacterized protein (EggNog:ENOG410PQGG~COG:U~BUSCO:7357at33183) yields the protein MFGARTSAPAAGGLTVNTSTANALFGSKPNPTPTPSAAPTQAGGLFGNLGSTLATTGAGGTPFGGLGSTPAAASTPGGGLFSTQGTTSTPATSAGGLFGGAGSSTTIPAAQPQTGNLFSGLGASSNTLGTGTSQPQQSGGLFAGIGAQQKPATGSLFGPSATTSQPQSKPAFGLGAASTVGGGLLGASTSQPQQQQQGPTLSLFANQNSSAKQDQKSAGSTVVQGVKIDVSNLLPTTKFESCSDELKKEIEAIDTYILNQMHMCNEVSDLLPTISAQGSLIPNDVEFVQGKLDALQEALANDANGIDQARNLVKEDAANAKLAFRSIDTLLLPLQYQPPPGERWWSSTQQPQSMSKHSLRTAFGTRRATLALPEDTEADSIQDGPNNLVDYFSKRGDEMNSVLEEYRRNLKEIEDHLHGVELSVQRQVNELTSFRGKNGAPHKPASQVSQLASTLGDVETAILGVAGRLGGVKEEVQEIMLGPLGVHGGKAPNGL